GGTTACTCCTCAAACTCTACCATGGTGTTTTCTGAAAGAACTGATGAGGATGAACGTGTCTGCAAGGGATGTAAAGTACATCACCAATGATAAGGAGGATCATATGAAGGTAAACCCTCTAGACCTTATCACAGCCCTGTGTCTGTGCTCAGATGGTTTCCTGCAGCAGGAGATGGTCCTTAAAATGTCCATGTGTCAGTTTGCTGTTCCTCTCCTGCTGCACAACTGTGACACAGAACAAAGCACTTTGATGCTGTGGGCCTTGAGGGACATAGTGAAGAGGTTTAGACCCTCTTCCCAAACATCCACAAAGGCTTTTGTGGAGGAGAGAATAGTACTTTCTGATATTCATATGGTGTCTTTTGTTAGGTTAGGAGAAAGTAGCTTGTCTAAGTCTCAGATCTTGAACAAACTGCTTAGTAACCCTCAACAGCACAATGACACATTTGTTCATCATGATATGGAATGTGGGAACGTCCCTCGCAGAATCTCAGATGGCCTAGTTGAAATCAGCTGGTACCTCCCATGTGGGAACAGAAACATAGATAGGTTATCTAAGCCTGTGGCGGTGGCCAATCTCAGAGGAGACATCAGGTCCTTTAAAAAACTGTTTAACTTTCTGTGTCAGATATCAGCTGCAGTGTTCATTTTCAGTGATGATTTAAAGGCAGATTCTGAGCTTTTGGAAGGTGACTCAAAAGCAGAGTTATTTCTGGTTGTCAACTCTCAGAGAAAAACATTCAGCAAAGACAAATTGAGGACATTTACCACTGAATTCAGTATCAATTCAGCACATGTGATTGTTAAGGAAATTGAAAATGATGCAGAATTTGTAAAAACCCTGCAGTCATCTATGGGTGACATCACCAAAACAAGTCCAAACAGATTGACAGTTGAAAACATGGCTCACGTGGCTCATCAGAGTGGGATTCTGGTTGATGAAGACATCGATGAGTGTCAGAATGCCAGGAAGATGGCAGATGCAATTACCAGTAACATCAAAGACACAGTGAAATTCAAAGACCATCAACTACCCTTACAAGGAACAATCTGGAAAGAGCTTTCccagttggagaaagagagatgtagactGAGAAAAGCAGGAGGTCAAGAAATTGAACACTACAAGAGCTCTCTGAATAAAAAGGAAAAAGAACTGAGGGAGAAGCAACAAAGCTTTGGTAtgacagagacaatgacaaacttCATAACTGGCATGTCAAGTTCAAAAGCGGAGCGATCCCATTTCCTCAAATGGATGCAGATTCATTTGGACAATCTGTCTCGGCAGAACCTGTCTGGTTTGCGGGAGCAGTACAAAGATCTTTGCCAAAATCATCcagagaaaaaagccattgcaGATTTAGATAGGCAAATGTCTGATTGTTCCTTGGGACTTGAACACTTCATTCGTGAGTTGGGCCAGCTGTATGAAGCTGCCTGCTCCCTCCCTGAAGACAGCCCTCAAAGGAAACAGATGGAGCATCTCCCTGGATTGTGTGCTCAGATGCTGTTGGATGGTTTCCCCATTGAGCTTCTAGATGGAGATGCATCAAATATCCCTCTGAAATGGATATCAGGTATTCTGACTAAGCTTCATACTCTTGTCCAATCCGACAGCAAGATCAAGGTTGTCACAGTTTTAGGGGTCCAAAGCACAGGGAAGTCCACTCTCCTCAATACCATGTTTGGGGTCCAGTTTTCTGTCAGCAGTGGAAGATGCACCAGAGGGGCCTTCATGCTACTGATTAAAGTCAACAAAGACCTCAAGGAGGAGTTGAAATGTGACTACATCATGATCATTGACACAGAGGGGTTGAAATCACCAGAGTTGGCTCAACTAGATGACAGCCATGAACATGACAATGAACTGGCAACACTGGTGATAGGACTCAGTGATGTCACTATCATCAACATGTCCATGGAGAACTCCACAGAGATGAAAGACATTCTGCAGATTGTTGTTCATGCTTTTATCAGGATGAAGGAAGTGGGTAAGAAGCCAATATGTCATTTTGTTCATCAGAATGTGCCTGACCTCTCTgctcatgacaacaacatgagggaCAGGAAGAGGTTGGTGGAGCAGTTGAATCAAATGACCCAGGCAGCAGCCAgaatggagaaggaggagaataTCACCAAGTTCACTGAAATGATGAAGTATGATCCAGACACAAGCAGCTGGTACATCCCAGGACTCTGGCATGGGACTCCCCCGATGGCTCCAGTCAATGCTGGCTACAGTGAGGCTGTGTATGATTTCAAAAAGAGCTTGATGCAAGACTTAATAAAATGCCAGAGTAATGATGACATGGCACATTTCCTGAAGTGGACACAAACCTTGTGGGAGTCTGTAAAATTTGAGAAATTCATCTTTAGTTTCAGAAACAGCTTGGTTGCAGATGCATACTCCAGTTTATGCTCTGAGTACAATGGTTGGGAATGGACCTTCCAGAAGGAGATGTATTCCTGGATTGTAAGTTCTGAAACCCAAATTTCAAATTTTGGCATAACAGATCCAAATCCCCAAATGAGCATAAGAAATGTGCTGAAGGACTTGTTGATGGAAGCATCTGAGAAGCTGGCAGttggagaaaagaaaatccaAGACAATCTAGTGAAATACTTTGAAAATGAAGATGGACATGTCAATCTGGTGGAAAAATACAAGGAGGACTTTGTGTCTAGTGCTAAAACACTGAGACGAGAAATACAAAACACAGTGAGTAACACTCTACTTGGAGTTGTTGAAATCAAAGAAGGAATGGCCATACTGGATGACACCAATAGTTCACAGGCAAATACACTAGAAAAGAAGGTGCTGGCTTTGCTGCAAACCTGTAGACAGAAAAAATCTGATTTATCAGAACAGGACCTCAGAGAAGAGTTTGAAAGTATGTGGGAGGAAACTCTGTCTGAGATCAACTTTAGCGGACTGCCAGAGAGAGATGTGGCTCAGGATGCCTTCCTTATGTTACGTGATAACTTATCAACAAGGGGCAGTCATGTAAATAAAATGTTGGTAAAAAGCTGTTTGGTGGATTGTGGGAAAACAGTCTTTGTTGTTGAATCAGGCGGTTTGTTGGAGAAGGCTAAAGGCCTTGTGGTGCACTGGGATCCAGACCATTACAGGAAAAAACAGCAAGACTTCTGTGATGACATCATAACCCAGTGTCAGAACTTTATAACCCAGAAGGTGGGAAGCAAAACAGCCTATCATAATACTTACATCAAAGAACTGCTGAAAATGATTGAAACATTGCAACAACGAAATAattttaaagttagtgaggaatGTGAGGTTCGTCTGAAGctacacatctgtggcattgcaaCCAGAGAGTTCCAGAAGATGATTAATCATTTCATTGCATTTAATGACCCTCGGAAGTGTCTGGAGAGGTATAAGAACAAGTATCTTACGGAGTTCATAGACTTGTTTCATAACCAAGACCAGTGCCAAAAGAAAGCTGAAGAGTTCACAAATCTCTTACGACCAGCTGTACAGGACTATGTGACCAATATGATTGGTTCTGATGTGGTAGATGAAGTGAAGACAGGTGAAGGGTCAGAGGATTACAGCACACGAGGGGCTTTCCAGTTCTCCATTTTACAACAACTCCTGACAGATGGAAAATATGAGAAATATAGAGA
The window above is part of the Salvelinus fontinalis isolate EN_2023a chromosome 42, ASM2944872v1, whole genome shotgun sequence genome. Proteins encoded here:
- the LOC129841037 gene encoding interferon-induced very large GTPase 1-like, with translation MSYQQGTEGGVIPKERQKDGSPYKELDETMDPDMSIFKNLHLRSASHMSMSVQSAQSGNSSIDPSDDGDQTRDERIHLERSMSQTPSYLSMKSDTSMDPPLFFKEGNLTQKQEPEEVVCDVCEVKAVKSCQTCNQSYCETHVRKHYTLLKLQTHTLVVVTEELKEKLCQEHHRALEVFCRTDQKLICSLCSVTMHKGHDVVYEEIKQAGRQTPDEDHDQMLPPPGEIQFLSVKSDSVSLSWGSPRGVKGPQKFRVTWECDGEKHSLDVKYMHQVEIDGLKPGEKYQFNVATEGVDGSLSRCVSGSVFTVVPAPRDLNINQLKDTFNISWTKAEGLDKVTQRFLISYCSPGTEPKAIHTEECHKTLFYLQPGTEYTIHVSTVLNNGKQSEPISTTIFTIVPAPESLNVHSVTTSSATVRWNQSHEFEETQHHYQISYHRSGKEKHIITTSLQSNTLHVLKPGTQYSVTVCTVLENGEQSQLVSTTFNTYPTPPGNLVIWSYSATSAKLIWDRPDGIEDIQHHFRVTWCYNANPIESFTTKENCGNVTDLTPGKKYTITVCTIDERNMESEPVCTSLHTKLTLKLFMQKLGLTQHFEEKLSLNAVLEIDGLTLGKNHTVTPQTLPWCFLKELMRMNVSARDVKYITNDKEDHMKVNPLDLITALCLCSDGFLQQEMVLKMSMCQFAVPLLLHNCDTEQSTLMLWALRDIVKRFRPSSQTSTKAFVEERIVLSDIHMVSFVRLGESSLSKSQILNKLLSNPQQHNDTFVHHDMECGNVPRRISDGLVEISWYLPCGNRNIDRLSKPVAVANLRGDIRSFKKLFNFLCQISAAVFIFSDDLKADSELLEGDSKAELFLVVNSQRKTFSKDKLRTFTTEFSINSAHVIVKEIENDAEFVKTLQSSMGDITKTSPNRLTVENMAHVAHQSGILVDEDIDECQNARKMADAITSNIKDTVKFKDHQLPLQGTIWKELSQLEKERCRLRKAGGQEIEHYKSSLNKKEKELREKQQSFGMTETMTNFITGMSSSKAERSHFLKWMQIHLDNLSRQNLSGLREQYKDLCQNHPEKKAIADLDRQMSDCSLGLEHFIRELGQLYEAACSLPEDSPQRKQMEHLPGLCAQMLLDGFPIELLDGDASNIPLKWISGILTKLHTLVQSDSKIKVVTVLGVQSTGKSTLLNTMFGVQFSVSSGRCTRGAFMLLIKVNKDLKEELKCDYIMIIDTEGLKSPELAQLDDSHEHDNELATLVIGLSDVTIINMSMENSTEMKDILQIVVHAFIRMKEVGKKPICHFVHQNVPDLSAHDNNMRDRKRLVEQLNQMTQAAARMEKEENITKFTEMMKYDPDTSSWYIPGLWHGTPPMAPVNAGYSEAVYDFKKSLMQDLIKCQSNDDMAHFLKWTQTLWESVKFEKFIFSFRNSLVADAYSSLCSEYNGWEWTFQKEMYSWIVSSETQISNFGITDPNPQMSIRNVLKDLLMEASEKLAVGEKKIQDNLVKYFENEDGHVNLVEKYKEDFVSSAKTLRREIQNTVSNTLLGVVEIKEGMAILDDTNSSQANTLEKKVLALLQTCRQKKSDLSEQDLREEFESMWEETLSEINFSGLPERDVAQDAFLMLRDNLSTRGSHVNKMLVKSCLVDCGKTVFVVESGGLLEKAKGLVVHWDPDHYRKKQQDFCDDIITQCQNFITQKVGSKTAYHNTYIKELLKMIETLQQRNNFKVSEECEVRLKLHICGIATREFQKMINHFIAFNDPRKCLERYKNKYLTEFIDLFHNQDQCQKKAEEFTNLLRPAVQDYVTNMIGSDVVDEVKTGEGSEDYSTRGAFQFSILQQLLTDGKYEKYREYINHYERFVKDWLFDRIVQTLSKDNRLEKLEKKHLSEIVKIITESISKIRNTTSTVKDIKTFIQNMCCALEEKLVFPKDALDSIMTLNYSANIAQFADDLTAFVGKMEQSLAAEYDKGGDIKERLRSLPFKPQEKMFTSLFGCGEQCPFCCAPCEAGGKEHAKHSTSIHRPQGVSGWMNLKTRFLRTDICSSSVISDRKFRTNLTEGKPHLYKDYQTYYPDWMITGDSSIKASDYWKYVMATFNERIAEDTNALPADIPEDWKVLTSDDALKSLKNAFNVK